The following proteins come from a genomic window of Trifolium pratense cultivar HEN17-A07 linkage group LG4, ARS_RC_1.1, whole genome shotgun sequence:
- the LOC123919831 gene encoding adenylate kinase isoenzyme 6 homolog isoform X1, with amino-acid sequence MLQKPNVKIVQPLLKSQKCRQSFIFLRRNSSSSSEAAILESLFNIFTGKCIVVMAQESGKRKKPNILVTGTPGTGKTTMSTALAEATQLNHINIGDLVKEKNLHDGWDDELDSYILNEDLVCDELEDVMEEGGNIVDYHGCDFFPERWFDCVVVLQTDNSVLYDRLSKRGYKDSKLSNNVECEIFQILLEEAKESYAEDKVVALKSDNIEDISRNVATLTDWIRNWSIPV; translated from the exons ATGTTACAAAAACCGAACGTTAAGATCGTTCAACCACTTCTCAAGTCTCAAAAGTGTCGCCAATCGTTCATCTTTCTCCGTCGCAATTCGAGTTCCAGTTCAGAG GCAGCTATCCTCGAGAGTTTGTTCAATATCTTCACTGGAAAGTGTATTGTAGTCATGGCGCAAGAAAGTGGCAAGAGAAAGAAGCCAAACATTTTGGTGACTGGTACACCAGGGACAGGAAAGACAACCATGTCAACTGCTCTGGCTGAAGCCACTCAGCTCAACCACATCAATATTGGTGATTTGGTCAAAGAGAAAAACTTGCATGATGGCTGGGATGATGAGCTTGATTCTTACATTCTTAATGAAGATTTG GTGTGTGATGAACTTGAGGATGTTATGGAAGAGGGAGGGAACATTGTGGACTATCATGGCTGTGATTTCTTTCCTGAGCGATGGTTTGATTGCGTGGTTGTACTTCAAACTGATAACTCTGTTTTGTATGACCGTTTGAGCAAGAG AGGGTACAAAGATTCCAAGCTTTCCAACAATGTTGAATGTGAAATCTTTCAAATTTTGCTTGAGGAGGCTAAAGAAAGTTACGCGGAGGACAAAGTTGTTGCATTGAAAAGCGATAATATTGAAGACATTAGTAGAAATGTTGCAACTTTGACAGATTGGATCAGAAATTGGTCCATCCCAGTATAG
- the LOC123919831 gene encoding adenylate kinase isoenzyme 6 homolog isoform X2 — MAQESGKRKKPNILVTGTPGTGKTTMSTALAEATQLNHINIGDLVKEKNLHDGWDDELDSYILNEDLVCDELEDVMEEGGNIVDYHGCDFFPERWFDCVVVLQTDNSVLYDRLSKRGYKDSKLSNNVECEIFQILLEEAKESYAEDKVVALKSDNIEDISRNVATLTDWIRNWSIPV; from the exons ATGGCGCAAGAAAGTGGCAAGAGAAAGAAGCCAAACATTTTGGTGACTGGTACACCAGGGACAGGAAAGACAACCATGTCAACTGCTCTGGCTGAAGCCACTCAGCTCAACCACATCAATATTGGTGATTTGGTCAAAGAGAAAAACTTGCATGATGGCTGGGATGATGAGCTTGATTCTTACATTCTTAATGAAGATTTG GTGTGTGATGAACTTGAGGATGTTATGGAAGAGGGAGGGAACATTGTGGACTATCATGGCTGTGATTTCTTTCCTGAGCGATGGTTTGATTGCGTGGTTGTACTTCAAACTGATAACTCTGTTTTGTATGACCGTTTGAGCAAGAG AGGGTACAAAGATTCCAAGCTTTCCAACAATGTTGAATGTGAAATCTTTCAAATTTTGCTTGAGGAGGCTAAAGAAAGTTACGCGGAGGACAAAGTTGTTGCATTGAAAAGCGATAATATTGAAGACATTAGTAGAAATGTTGCAACTTTGACAGATTGGATCAGAAATTGGTCCATCCCAGTATAG
- the LOC123919832 gene encoding FT-interacting protein 3-like encodes MAIEKADFNLKAISPSIRATKSPDNGGIITQTDLIEINLFLFVKIVGARNLGAHNGHHNFDPYVEVKAGSFQGRTLCFWRNLNPEWNQVFALDNDHIQTEEITTVEILLKDNVRKYDEYMGKISLNISDISTRFPSDSELAPHWCVLEDQRGRRFRGALMMSCWIGTQGDESFHEALHLQLDNVSIGPHNVVNTCSRIYIMPRIWCLRLNLVQIEGLRVKADDPSISSDIFIHVSLGISTFTSKLVKNNNGNPTWDEKDVLFAVAEPFNQILVLSVEQGTYTRHKCLGRCEFPVKNANMISDGSAPPTKTVDVIQNQGFVSKLSMMICLDGGYHMFDEDPQYCSDRNPTCPDFWRPKIGSFEMGILKATGLPAMKPQGRTDAYCVAKYGSKWVRSRTVVNSLSPKWNELYSWDVYDHCTFITISVFDNSQLHEGNIDLGAMDTRIGKVRISLQEMKTNQIYRYSYPLVELQPSGLKKMGELELAFKFNCPTMLSVWKPSFDVFIMYTMPILPSQHFSHPLSPAQFYRLRKQIITLVSLNMSKAEPPLRREVIDYMLDSREKQWSVRRWRADLERIGVFVRWLIGIYTQFDEICKWKDMYKTIIVILVLGYMWWNPQSLLPAMFACLIIHVLVQFRNKPKTLSHVDLQLSHVHTTSIDELEEEFDPIPSKFEDIILRHRYDRLRVAAGQHVTWMGELATRIERLQSLLNWHDSISTPLVMIMCLITGFLTSVVPFKWLLCCWLLYLLRGQKFRGPFPLFYENWLRRMPSKLDSMI; translated from the coding sequence ATGGCAATTGAAAAAGCGGATTTCAATTTGAAGGCCATTTCTCCAAGCATTAGAGCCACTAAAAGTCCAGACAATGGGGGAATCATAACTCAGACCGACCTTATCGAAATCAATTTGTTCTTATTTGTAAAAATTGTTGGAGCCAGAAATTTAGGTGCACATAATGGTCATCACAATTTTGATCCTTATGTGGAGGTGAAAGCTGGGAGTTTTCAAGGGAGAACGTTGTGCTTCTGGCGTAACTTGAATCCAGAATGGAACCAAGTTTTCGCTCTTGACAATGATCATATTCAAACCGAAGAGATAACAACCGTTGAGATTCTTCTAAAGGATAATGTTCGTAAGTACGATGAATATATGGGTAAGATTTCATTGAATATTTCTGATATTTCTACAAGGTTTCCAAGTGATAGTGAACTTGCACCACACTGGTGTGTACTTGAGGATCAAAGAGGGAGACGATTTAGGGGCGCGCTTATGATGTCTTGTTGGATAGGAACTCAAGGCGATGAATCGTTTCATGAAGCTTTGCATTTACAATTAGATAATGTATCAATTGGTCCTCACAATGTTGTGAATACTTGCTCAAGGATATATATTATGCCTAGGATTTGGTGTCTTAGACTTAATTTGGTTCAAATCGAGGGACTTAGAGTTAAAGCCGATGACCCGTCTATAAGTTCTGATATTTTCATCCATGTTAGTTTAGGGATTTCGACTTTCACTAGCAAGTTGGTGAAAAACAACAATGGAAACCCAACTTGGGATGAAAAAGATGTTTTATTTGCCGTGGCCGAACCATTTAATCAGATATTGGTTTTGAGTGTGGAGCAAGGAACATATACAAGGCATAAGTGCTTAGGTAGATGTGAATTTCCTGTTAAGAATGCAAATATGATAAGTGATGGTTCCGCTCCGCCTACTAAAACGGTTGATGTTATACAAAATCAAGGATTTGTCAGTAAGCTTAGTATGATGATCTGTTTGGACGGAGGGTATCATATGTTTGACGAAGATCCGCAATACTGCAGTGATAGGAATCCAACATGCCCTGACTTTTGGAGACCAAAAATTGGATCTTTCGAGATGGGGATATTGAAAGCTACAGGGCTTCCGGCAATGAAACCACAAGGTCGTACCGATGCCTATTGTGTGGCTAAATATGGCTCGAAATGGGTTCGGTCAAGAACCGTTGTTAATAGTCTTTCTCCAAAGTGGAATGAACTATACTCTTGGGATGTCTATGATCATTGCACATTTATCACAATTTCTGTGTTTGATAATAGTCAACTACATGAAGGAAATATAGATTTAGGTGCAATGGATACAAGGATAGGGAAAGTGAGAATCTCTCTACAAGAAATGAAAACCAATCAAATTTACAGATATTCTTATCCTCTTGTCGAACTTCAACCTTCCGGGCTAAAGAAAATGGGGGAACTTGAATTGGCTTTCAAGTTTAATTGTCCTACGATGCTTAGTGTGTGGAAACCGTCGTTTGATGTGTTTATAATGTACACAATGCCGATACTTCCTTCACAACATTTCTCCCATCCGCTGTCTCCAGCTCAGTTCTATAGATTAAGGAAACAAATTATCACGCTTGTGTCGTTAAATATGAGCAAAGCTGAACCACCATTGAGAAGAGAGGTTATTGATTATATGCTAGATTCGCGTGAAAAACAGTGGAGCGTGAGAAGATGGAGAGCTGATTTGGAAAGGATTGGCGTCTTTGTACGTTGGTTGATTGGTATTTACACTCAATTCGACGAGATATGCAAGTGGAAAGATATGTATAAAACAATAATAGTTATCTTGGTTTTGGGATATATGTGGTGGAACCCTCAAAGTTTGTTGCCGGCAATGTTTGCATGTCTTATCATTCATGTGTTAGTGCAGTTTCGAAACAAGCCAAAAACACTATCTCATGTAGATTTGCAATTGTCTCATGTTCATACAACAAGTATAGATGAATTGGAAGAAGAGTTTGATCCAATACCGTCAAAATTCGAAGACATCATTTTGAGGCATAGATATGATCGATTAAGAGTTGCTGCTGGGCAACACGTAACGTGGATGGGTGAGTTAGCCACAAGAATAGAGAGACTGCAGTCTCTTTTGAATTGGCATGATTCAATATCGACCCCGTTAGTTATGATTATGTGTCTGATAACCGGCTTTTTGACTTCTGTCGTTCCGTTCAAGTGGCTTCTATGCTGTTGGTTGCTATATTTGTTAAGGGGCCAGAAGTTTCGTGGGCCCTTTCCTCTATTTTATGAAAATTGGCTTAGAAGGATGCCTTCAAAATTAGACAGCATGATATGA